One genomic region from Pseudomonas hormoni encodes:
- the gfa gene encoding S-(hydroxymethyl)glutathione synthase → MSTLKLHPVLDNGFQPAAANFTGGTLQCLCATDKVEVRIDAQTLHNHACGCSKCWKPQNATFAVIAVVPRDKVSVTAHGEKLAIVDETATIQRHACKQCHAHLFGRIENKDHAFYGLDFVHTELSPQSGWAAPGFAAFVSSIIETGTPPAQMKAIRERLRSIGLEPYDCLSPDLMDALATHVAKQKGLLPAA, encoded by the coding sequence ATGAGCACCTTGAAACTCCACCCTGTACTGGACAATGGTTTCCAACCCGCCGCTGCGAATTTCACAGGTGGCACCCTGCAATGCCTGTGTGCGACCGACAAAGTCGAGGTCAGGATCGACGCGCAAACCCTGCATAACCACGCGTGCGGCTGCAGCAAATGCTGGAAACCGCAAAATGCGACATTCGCCGTCATAGCCGTGGTGCCTCGGGATAAGGTCAGCGTCACGGCCCACGGCGAAAAACTGGCCATTGTCGACGAAACCGCCACCATCCAGCGCCACGCCTGCAAGCAGTGCCATGCCCATCTCTTCGGGCGCATCGAGAACAAGGACCATGCCTTTTATGGCCTGGACTTCGTCCACACTGAGCTCTCTCCCCAAAGCGGATGGGCGGCGCCGGGCTTCGCGGCGTTCGTGTCCTCCATCATCGAAACCGGCACGCCACCCGCGCAAATGAAGGCCATCCGTGAGCGCCTTCGCTCGATCGGCCTGGAGCCCTATGACTGCCTGTCCCCGGACTTGATGGACGCACTGGCAACTCACGTTGCCAAACAGAAAGGCTTGCTCCCCGCCGCCTGA
- a CDS encoding DUF2950 domain-containing protein — MGVFPQVLAMVAGVAWSCVVAAQQTFPTPEKAAQAFVEALGTEHADQTRLTELLGNEWHSYIPREGVQRSDVDAFLKQYREQHSIEKTSDRKALLSVGSDHWTLPIPMIKVENGWRFDIKAGQAEIRARRIGRNELAALQSVRTYHDAQMDYSSVDRDGDGALEYAQKIFSTAGKHDGLYWADDDSDQISPLGSSFGKAIAGEDWHGYHFRILEGQGPSAPGGAYSYLMGDKMSRGFALIAWPAKYADTGVMSFMISHEGQVFEKDLGAEGEKLARSMKRFDPDDSWKVVPADQE; from the coding sequence ATGGGTGTGTTCCCCCAGGTATTGGCGATGGTTGCCGGCGTGGCGTGGTCGTGCGTTGTTGCGGCACAGCAGACATTTCCAACGCCGGAAAAGGCCGCTCAAGCGTTCGTCGAAGCACTGGGTACGGAGCACGCCGATCAGACGCGCCTGACAGAGTTGCTGGGTAATGAATGGCACAGCTACATACCCCGCGAAGGTGTTCAGCGCAGTGATGTGGATGCGTTTTTGAAGCAGTACCGCGAGCAACATTCCATCGAAAAAACCAGCGACCGCAAGGCGCTTCTGTCGGTCGGCAGCGACCACTGGACACTGCCGATACCCATGATCAAAGTCGAGAACGGTTGGCGCTTCGACATCAAGGCCGGTCAAGCCGAAATCCGTGCCCGTCGAATTGGCCGCAACGAACTCGCTGCGTTGCAATCCGTACGGACTTATCACGACGCCCAGATGGACTATTCATCAGTGGACCGTGACGGTGACGGCGCACTCGAGTATGCGCAGAAAATCTTCAGCACCGCCGGCAAGCACGACGGTCTCTATTGGGCCGACGACGACAGCGATCAGATCAGCCCGTTAGGGTCCTCGTTCGGCAAAGCCATTGCCGGCGAAGACTGGCACGGTTACCACTTCCGTATTCTTGAAGGTCAAGGTCCTTCAGCACCTGGCGGCGCCTACAGCTACCTCATGGGTGACAAGATGAGCCGTGGCTTTGCACTGATCGCCTGGCCGGCGAAATACGCTGACACCGGGGTCATGAGTTTCATGATCAGCCATGAAGGTCAGGTGTTCGAGAAAGACCTGGGAGCCGAGGGTGAGAAACTGGCACGGTCAATGAAGCGTTTTGACCCGGATGACAGCTGGAAGGTGGTGCCTGCCGACCAAGAGTAA
- a CDS encoding DUF3300 domain-containing protein translates to MRIPLFFAVSAALFLNGYSCLAQPLDATADGADTAPVTAAVKEAVFNQEQLDQMLAPIALYPDPLLAQVLMGTTYPGEITEAVTWSKSHPDAKGDDAVKQVASQTWDPSVQALVAFPQVLATLGQDPVWVQRLGDAFLAQPDDVMEAVQRLRHQAQAAGNLQSNQYQNVTVQTVAAPAPAPVTPAPAPAPASSTSTIIIQPSDPQVVYVPSYNPTTTYGTWSYPASPPVYYPPPPAYYPGSALMAGLAFGTGVAIVGALWGDCDWGNNDIDIDVNRYNNINANNRITNNQNKWQHNTVHRDGVPYRDRKSREQYGRQLDGASQREAYRGDNPERAQTRERAQARERARGAMDKRGFEQPATSNREARDRAREAQSAPSANNRMQGTDRAKLSDRSQGNAKSTREGQQARNQTAQVNPRGQGSAQNRPSASAGSARNNAFAGARSPAQSNAQASRGRASEVSAQRASASRSAGHQISRPSNPPARQRGGRR, encoded by the coding sequence ATGCGCATTCCATTATTTTTCGCGGTGTCCGCGGCACTGTTTTTAAATGGATACTCCTGCCTGGCGCAGCCATTGGATGCGACCGCGGACGGTGCCGATACCGCGCCCGTCACGGCGGCCGTCAAAGAGGCCGTGTTTAATCAGGAGCAGCTGGACCAAATGCTGGCGCCCATTGCGCTCTACCCGGACCCACTGCTGGCCCAGGTACTGATGGGCACCACGTACCCCGGCGAAATCACCGAGGCGGTGACCTGGTCCAAATCACACCCGGACGCCAAGGGTGACGATGCAGTCAAACAAGTGGCGAGCCAGACGTGGGACCCGAGTGTGCAGGCGCTGGTCGCCTTCCCACAGGTGCTGGCAACGCTGGGACAGGATCCCGTTTGGGTACAACGTCTGGGGGATGCCTTCCTGGCGCAGCCCGACGATGTCATGGAGGCCGTGCAACGCCTGCGTCATCAGGCGCAAGCGGCAGGCAATCTGCAGAGCAATCAATATCAGAACGTGACGGTCCAGACCGTTGCGGCACCGGCCCCGGCCCCCGTCACTCCGGCTCCGGCTCCGGCGCCTGCCAGCAGCACTTCCACCATCATCATTCAGCCCTCCGACCCACAGGTGGTGTACGTACCCAGTTACAACCCGACCACCACATACGGGACCTGGTCCTATCCCGCGTCACCCCCTGTTTACTACCCGCCACCGCCAGCCTATTACCCCGGTTCGGCATTGATGGCCGGACTGGCGTTTGGTACCGGTGTGGCGATCGTCGGCGCGCTGTGGGGTGACTGTGACTGGGGTAACAACGACATCGACATCGACGTCAACCGCTACAACAACATCAATGCCAACAACCGGATCACCAATAACCAGAACAAGTGGCAGCACAACACCGTTCATCGCGATGGTGTTCCCTACCGAGACAGAAAGAGCCGCGAACAATACGGCCGACAACTGGACGGTGCCAGTCAGCGTGAGGCGTATCGAGGGGATAATCCCGAGCGAGCCCAGACCCGCGAACGAGCCCAGGCCCGCGAACGAGCCCGTGGAGCCATGGACAAGCGCGGCTTCGAACAACCTGCCACCAGCAACCGCGAAGCCCGGGATCGAGCGCGCGAAGCCCAGTCCGCACCCTCGGCCAACAATCGGATGCAAGGCACAGACAGAGCGAAGTTGTCTGACAGGAGCCAGGGTAATGCCAAAAGCACTCGGGAGGGCCAGCAAGCCAGGAACCAGACCGCTCAGGTGAACCCGCGCGGACAGGGCTCGGCGCAAAACAGGCCATCCGCCAGTGCGGGCAGTGCCCGCAACAATGCATTCGCCGGCGCGCGGTCACCGGCCCAGTCCAACGCACAAGCCAGTCGTGGACGGGCCAGCGAGGTATCCGCCCAGCGCGCCAGTGCTTCGCGATCAGCCGGCCACCAGATCAGTCGGCCGTCGAATCCACCCGCGCGTCAACGAGGAGGCCGTCGTTGA